Genomic segment of Amphibacillus xylanus NBRC 15112:
TTACAGATGTGTTCAAATAGGAAGCTTGAGAATGATCTTCAACTAAGTTCTTTTACTAGGCTTACACCATTTCCTAGCTCGCTTTAAAAAGATTTCATAGCCTACTCTTTCTCGCATTGCCTGTATAATATTAATTCATTAATCATAATTGTTATCTATGATAATGAATTATATGTAATCATCTTTAATTCGTCAAGTTTTTTTACTTGACCAAATTAATCACTTTCTTGAATCTGCTCTGTAATTTCATCAGATTGTAACAACTTATCCCAATCATTATTCTCAACTAACTCCAATTGAGCCTCTACAAGCATCTTTAATCTCGTTCGGAATACTTTACCTTGCTTTTTCAATTCCTCAACTTCAATTTCAATTCGACGCGCCTTCTCTAATGCTTCATTAATAATTCGATCTGCGTTTTTTTCTGCTTCACGAACAATTAAATGTGCTTCTTTCGTTGCATTACCCTTTAATTCTTCTGCTGTCTGTTGAGCAATTAAAATAGATTTATTTAAAGTTTCCTCAATATTATTGAAGTGTTGTAATTTTTCTTGTAAATCTTCAACTTGTCGCTGAAGTTCTTTCTTTTCACGAATTACAATTTCAAAGTCTTTAATCACTTGATCTAGAAAATCATTTACTTCATCTTGATCATAGCCTCTTAATCCTCTAGTAAACTCTTTATTATGAATATCTAACGGTGTCAATGGCACAATGGCCACCTCCTCATTCATTGTATTTCTGTCATTTATGTTTATATTCGACATAAGTAGTCAAACTTCCTGCAAAAAAAATCAATTTATCAACTTTTTAATAGAGCATAGGAAATTCGATAATTTTGCTTCTTTGTTAACGTGATAATGTCATTAAATCGACTCCTACCTTTACCACGACAAGATATCATATCACCAGATTCGACAATGAATGCCGGATCTTCTACAGTTTTAAAATTTACTTTAACATACCCTTTTTTTATCAATTCTAACGCTTGTGTTCTAGAAAATCGGTAAATATGTTTAATCATCACATCTAACCGTAGCGAACTGACAGTTGTTTCGTGATTACTCCACTCATCTTTTGAATCGATCGCTTTACTTAATGGTATTGGCTGAAATTGTACATTAGCATTCTTAATTGAATTAAATTGCGCAATAATAAAGTCACTAATATCCGCACTAACAATGAGTTGAATGATCCCTTGATCTGGATCAATTGAAAGATCCCCTAATTTCTTTCGCAGAAGTCCTAATGATAAAAAAGCACCCAAGACATCTCGATGTTCAATCGTTACAAACTTTGCAGGGTATTTCGTTGTTAGCACACTAATCGGAAAGCTATTACTATCAATTTCTTCATAAAAAGGAGCTAAAATAGCTTGTTTTCGTTCAGCATTTGGAATACCACCAAAAAAGACTAACTTAAACTGTTCATCTTGTCCAATAATATTTTGAAAAATATATTGCTCTCTTGGATCTAAGAAATCACTATATTTTGTAATATATTGTTTCTCTACTTGGTCTTTCCAGCTTAATACTTGATCAATAAACGGTGCTTCATCTTTACGAAAGTGTTGATAAATTCCCATCTACTTAACCTTATCTAAAGAAGCTAAACAAGACTCTAACGCCTTGTGTAGCGAATTCCAATGTAATAAGTGCTACAACACCTGAAATATCAAGCATACCAAGTGGTGGAATGATCTTTCTAAATGGCTCTAAGTATGGTTCGAC
This window contains:
- a CDS encoding DivIVA domain-containing protein, which produces MPLTPLDIHNKEFTRGLRGYDQDEVNDFLDQVIKDFEIVIREKKELQRQVEDLQEKLQHFNNIEETLNKSILIAQQTAEELKGNATKEAHLIVREAEKNADRIINEALEKARRIEIEVEELKKQGKVFRTRLKMLVEAQLELVENNDWDKLLQSDEITEQIQESD
- a CDS encoding YlmH family RNA-binding protein is translated as MGIYQHFRKDEAPFIDQVLSWKDQVEKQYITKYSDFLDPREQYIFQNIIGQDEQFKLVFFGGIPNAERKQAILAPFYEEIDSNSFPISVLTTKYPAKFVTIEHRDVLGAFLSLGLLRKKLGDLSIDPDQGIIQLIVSADISDFIIAQFNSIKNANVQFQPIPLSKAIDSKDEWSNHETTVSSLRLDVMIKHIYRFSRTQALELIKKGYVKVNFKTVEDPAFIVESGDMISCRGKGRSRFNDIITLTKKQNYRISYALLKS
- a CDS encoding YggT family protein, translating into MDYLELLVLRLVNLYQFAVIIYILMSWFPGARESSIGQFLKNIVEPYLEPFRKIIPPLGMLDISGVVALITLEFATQGVRVLFSFFR